CCGAGTGGCTGAGCGAGCAGCTGGAAGCGGGCGAGCTGGAAGCTTGCCAAGCCCGGCTCGAGCGCCAAGTTGCCCTGTTGGGGCGGGGCAGCCGGGTTGCAGTTGCAGGAGCGCTGGCGGCCGCGATCACGGTCCCCGTTTTTGGAATGGGCGCCCTGGGCGGGGTGCTTGCCGGCTTGGCAGCGACTGGAGGACTACTACCGCTGCAGCGCCGGAGCGACGCGCGCCTGACGCAATTGGTCGTTGCCCGCATGCGGCGCCAGTCAGTAGGCGCAGCCGTACCGGGACCAGCACGGGTGGCAGTCGAGGTGCCAGCGGAGCGCGATGCCAGTGCCGTTGCCAGCGCGGTTGCCGAGCAGCTGCCCGGGGCAGCCTGGGAAGGCGAGAGCTGCGTGCGGCTGCAGTGCCTGGATCGGCCGGCTTTGAACTTAGCTGTGGCGCTGGCTGGTGGGGACTCGTGGCGTTTCGTCTAGCACGGAGGTTTTGCTATAGGGGTGGAGGCGCCCAAGCCTAGTGTTTTTACCGAGGCGAGGCGACCGGAGCTGCTTGTCGAGCAGAATAGAGGCAGTTAAGAGCGCCTAACAAAACTGATATAGATAGGGGGGGGGAGAGCTCTGATCTGTGCCATGGCCAAGCCGCTCGTGCCCGACGAGCTTTGGGCCGAAATCTAACCGCTGCTGCCGCCCGAACCGCCCAAGCACCGGTCGCCCCCGGATCTCCGACCGAGCCGCGCTCACCGGCATCATCTTCGTCCTCAAAAGCGGCATTCCCTGGGAAATGCTGTTCCAAGAGATGGGTTGCGGCTCAGGCATGATACCAATTCTCGTGGCTTGTGCACTAGATTTCGATCTCAGAACCCTCCTCAATATGGGGATTATGCCGCTTGGCAAGCGTGCATCCGCTGCTCAAATTGCAACGCCTCATACCAATTCTTGTGGCTTATGCACTAGATTGTTACCTTCGAAATTCCCTCAATATGGGAATCATATTCTTTGGTAAGCGTGCATCTGCTGCTCAAATTGGTATCAGTGACGGGGACTGCATTGAATGGAGCCGAGCTTGCCTGGATTCCAGAGCATCCCCGCCCCAAAAGGGGGCTCCAAACGGGGCCCAATCCCACCGACCGAGGCAAATCCGGCAGCAAGCACCACCTGCTCGTCGACCGTCAGGGGCTGCCGCTAGCGGTGATACCAATTCTCGTGGCTTTTGCACTAGATTCCGATCTCCGGAAATCCCTCAATATGAGGGTCATGCTGTTTGGCAAGCGTGCATCTGCTGCTCAAATTGGTATAACCAAACCCCGTCAAGGGCTTCGCGAGCCGCTGCGCGGCCCTTGACGGAGGCTGACCGCTGAGAAAGCCCACCCCTTGCCAGGGGTGTGGGGGCGGCTGTCGTCCGTGGTGCTAACCATGTCAGCTTCCCTCGCCTCGCCTGCTTTTTGCAGTGCGCCGTTCCCCGGCACCGTTTGCCGCCTTGCCCGCGGTACAGCCTGGTTCGTCAACTGCCGTCCCTCGCGGCACAGCTACTCGGGCTGGGTCTGCCGGGTGTACTTCCCCAGCCACAGCCTCGCCCGCCAGTTTGCCCAGCAGGCGGCCGGGCAGCTCGCCGCTAGCAGCTTCCGCGGTACCCAGTACAACCTGCCCTTTGTCCGGGTGCGCCGCCAGGGGCAATGGTGGGTGGCCTTGGTGCCGGTGCGGGTGCCCCACTCCCCGGCTGTACCGGGCACTTGCCCTAGCCAGTGGGCGGTGCTGTAGCCCGCTGGGGGCTGTCCCCTGTTCTGCAACTGGCACTTGACGCAAGCGAATCGCGGCTTTTACTTTGTACGGAAAATGTGCAGTTGTGATTCGCTCGACTGGCGATAAGCGCACTCAGCGGTTTCTGGCTGGGGAACGGGTCAAGGCTTTTGAGAGCTTCTACCGGCAAGCTTGGCGGCGGCTCGACGTTCTCAACAACGCCAGTTCCTTCCAGGACCTCCAGACCCCAGGGAACCGCCTCCATCAGTTGGGCGGTGCCTACAAGGGCTACCACGCGATCGCCATCAACCGGCAGTGGCGCATTGTTTTTATTTGGGACGAGCAGTCGGGGGACGCCTACGATGTCCGAATCACGGACTACCACTAAGCTTCAGGGACCGCCCATCCATCCCGGCGAGCATCTCGCCGATGAGCTAGAGGCAATGGGCATGAGTGCCAACCAGTTAGCCCAGGCCCTCCATGTACCGGCCAACCGCATTACCCGCATTCTCAACGGCGAGCAAGCCATCACGGCCGATACCGCATTGAGGTTGGCCCGCTATTTGGGAACCTCAGCCGAACTCTGGATGCGGCTCCAAGACACTTACGAGCTGCGCAAGGCCGAAGCCGAGAAGGGCGAGCAGATTGCGCGGGAGGTTGCGGCACGAACGGCATAACGTAGACGCCCCGCCCCGCGCGGATTTTAGTCATTACCAAGCTAACCGAGAAACTGTCCAGTGGGCCTACTGGACGCGTCCACTGGACACTGGACAGTTTGGGTCCTCCCTCCGCGAAAAGCCCGCCCCACATGCGTTCTGGGAGGCGCTAGGCGATCGCGCCTGCCCAAGCGTGCCATTTCCTATGTGAAGTGGCGGCATGCAGATGCCGTGCCATGCACAGC
Above is a window of Cyanobacteria bacterium QS_8_64_29 DNA encoding:
- the higA gene encoding addiction module antidote protein, HigA family, whose protein sequence is MSESRTTTKLQGPPIHPGEHLADELEAMGMSANQLAQALHVPANRITRILNGEQAITADTALRLARYLGTSAELWMRLQDTYELRKAEAEKGEQIAREVAARTA
- a CDS encoding plasmid maintenance system killer protein codes for the protein MIRSTGDKRTQRFLAGERVKAFESFYRQAWRRLDVLNNASSFQDLQTPGNRLHQLGGAYKGYHAIAINRQWRIVFIWDEQSGDAYDVRITDYH